The window CCATGTACCAGGCGGAAAGGGTGGCTTCGGCGCGCGGTCTGTCCGTCGAGACGGTTACGGCTCTGCTGGGAAAACAGGCCCGCCGTCCGGGGGGCATGCTCTTCCCGCAACCGCTGGTGAACGTGCTGCTGGTGAATATGGCTCTGGACGGGATGGATAAATAAAATGGATGAAAATCGCGCCGACAATTTTTTGCGTCTGATCCGCCGCTCCCGGCGGGGCCGGTTGAAGATCTATCTGGGTTATGCGGCCGGGGTGGGCAAAACTTATCAGATGCTTCTGGAAGGGCATCGTCTTCTGGAAGATGGGATCGATCTGGCCGTCGGCCTGGTGGAAACGCATGGCAGGGTGGAAACCGAGGCGTTGCTTGCGGGCCTTCCGGTCATTCCGCGCCGGCAGGTGACCTACCGCGGAATCGAGATCGAAGAAATGGATATCGACGCGATTCTGTCCCGTCATCCGGGCGTGGTGCTGGTGGATGAACTGGCGCACACCAACGTGCCGGGGAGCAGAAACGCCAAACGCTATCAGGATGTGGAAGAATTGCTCGTGGCCGGAATTCATGTCATTTCAACCCTGAACATTCAGCATCTGGAAAGCCTGTACGAGACCGTCGAACGGGTCACGGCGGTCCGGGTCCGGGAGAGGATCCCCGACCGTGTCGTCGCCGAAGCCGATCAGATCGTCAATGTCGATATCACCATTGAGGACTTGCGGCGGCGCCTGCAGGAGGGAAGGGTATACACCCCCGAACGGATCGAGACCGCGCTGGATCATTTTTTCAGGCCGGCCAACCTGGAGCAGCTTCGCGAGCTGACCCTGCGCGAACTGGCGGCTCAGATCGATTCGCGAAGACGGGATTCCCGGAGCGAGGAGATTCCCTCCAGTCCGGATCAGGTCATGGTTTGCCTGAGTTCCCGGGGGCCTAACAGCGAGGCGTTATTGCGTTATGCCTCCCGGCTGGCCGGGCGGTTGAATCGCAACTGGTATGCCGTGTACGTGCAGACATCCCGGGAGCATCCGACCGTTATCGACGCGGCGACCCAGCGGGTGCTTTCCAACACGCTGACGCTGGCCCAGCAGCTGGGCGCGACGGTTTTCACATATAAAGGCGACGATATCGTCAAGACCATCCTGCAGTTTGCCGGAGAATATCGCGTGGGGCATATCGTCATCGGTACGCCGGGAAGAAAGGTCCCGTTCTGGAAGCGGCTGACGGGTGACGTCAGCCTTGTCGAGCGGCTGATTACCGAAGGGGCGGGGGTGACCGTTGTCGTTCTGGACACCAGGGCCATACCGGACAAGCGACCGGAGCCTGAGACGGCGTCTTCGGAGGATGAAGCAGATGCCGTTTCTCAAAGACTCAAGGCGTTTGCCTTTGAAAGAGAGGCGGTTTTTTCGGATATGCCCGTCCAGGTCTGGGAAGATCTCATTGAAAAGG of the Thermodesulfobacteriota bacterium genome contains:
- a CDS encoding PTS sugar transporter subunit IIA; this translates as MDENRADNFLRLIRRSRRGRLKIYLGYAAGVGKTYQMLLEGHRLLEDGIDLAVGLVETHGRVETEALLAGLPVIPRRQVTYRGIEIEEMDIDAILSRHPGVVLVDELAHTNVPGSRNAKRYQDVEELLVAGIHVISTLNIQHLESLYETVERVTAVRVRERIPDRVVAEADQIVNVDITIEDLRRRLQEGRVYTPERIETALDHFFRPANLEQLRELTLRELAAQIDSRRRDSRSEEIPSSPDQVMVCLSSRGPNSEALLRYASRLAGRLNRNWYAVYVQTSREHPTVIDAATQRVLSNTLTLAQQLGATVFTYKGDDIVKTILQFAGEYRVGHIVIGTPGRKVPFWKRLTGDVSLVERLITEGAGVTVVVLDTRAIPDKRPEPETASSEDEADAVSQRLKAFAFEREAVFSDMPVQVWEDLIEKEEAIRRLLDSCHGLGKEAKASAWASVLEREKQGGTFVGEEVAIPHARLSGLSRSVVTIGVGRAGILDPESGRTFRVLALLISPVDPPENHLRMLGMISRMARDDQWRRDILAAGKPEEITKAVLAWEAVHSRSAPAGIPATAGGRDT